A genomic region of Miscanthus floridulus cultivar M001 chromosome 3, ASM1932011v1, whole genome shotgun sequence contains the following coding sequences:
- the LOC136541912 gene encoding transcription initiation factor TFIID subunit 10-like isoform X2: protein MMSSGGGAGGPGGGMGPGVGGGGDGRHDDEAALTEFLSSLMDYTPTIPDELVEHYLGRSGFHCPDLRLTRLVAVATQKFLSDIASDSLQHCKARVAAPIKDNKSKQPKDKRLVLTMDDLSKALREV, encoded by the exons ATgatgagcagcggcggcggcgcaggaggCCCTGGCGGGGGCATGGGTCCGGGAGTGGGTGGAGGGGGGGACGGACGGCACGACGACGAGGCTGCGCTCACCGAGTTCCTCTCATCCCTCATGGACTACACCCCCACG ATTCCCGACGAGCTGGTGGAGCACTACCTCGGCCGCAGCGGGTTCCACTGCCCCGACCTTCGCCT AACGAGACTGGTTGCTGTAGCCACCCAGAAGTTCCTATCAGACATTGCTAGCGATTCTCTTCA GCACTGCAAGGCCAGGGTAGCAGCACCTATCAAAGACAATAAGAGCAAACAGCCTAAG GATAAACGTCTTGTATTAACCATGGATGATCTTTCTAAAGCTTTGCGTGAG